Below is a window of Anaerobacillus alkaliphilus DNA.
AAGTACCGCGCCAACAACAGCAGCACAGAAGAGCGCAACGTCCATTTGACCAGCATTAAAAGAAATAATTGCATAGGCACCAAAAGCTATTGCTGATGTACCTGCTAAAAGCCCATCTAATCCATCTGTTAAATTTACTGCATTTGAAGCTCCCACAAGCATCACAACAATTAATGGTAAGTAAAATAAGCCAATATCCACTCCTAAATCGGTGCCTGGGATTGAAATGACTGTTGATAGTCCTGACTGCCTAATAACAATATAGAAAATAGCAGCAACGACTAATTGACCTAGTAGCTTTTGTTTAGAGGTTAATCCCAAATTTCTCTTTAATACTACTTTAATAAAGTCATCTAAAAATCCTAAAAGTCCAAAACCAACAGTAACAAGGAGTAATAAATAAATCTCCGCAGAAACTTCATCATATTGTCCTACCATAACGATCGTAGAAATCACAATAGCCAGTAATATCATGACTCCACCCATTGTTGGTGTTCCACTCTTTTTTTGATGAGATTTAGGTCCTTCTTCCCTAATACTCTGACCAAATTTCAATCTCCGCAAAAATGGAATAATGATTGGAGAGAGAATAACTGCTATAACAAAAGCTACAACTAGTGTAATAAATAAAAATTTTTCAGACATTACCTAAGCCCCCTTTCTATCAATATAGGTCCTTGGCAATCGTTTCTAACTTCATCCCACGAGATGCTTTAATAAGAACGATGCTACCATGATCTAATAAAGGTTTGATATGTTTTGTGAGCTCTTCCTTTGAA
It encodes the following:
- the mraY gene encoding phospho-N-acetylmuramoyl-pentapeptide-transferase, coding for MSEKFLFITLVVAFVIAVILSPIIIPFLRRLKFGQSIREEGPKSHQKKSGTPTMGGVMILLAIVISTIVMVGQYDEVSAEIYLLLLVTVGFGLLGFLDDFIKVVLKRNLGLTSKQKLLGQLVVAAIFYIVIRQSGLSTVISIPGTDLGVDIGLFYLPLIVVMLVGASNAVNLTDGLDGLLAGTSAIAFGAYAIISFNAGQMDVALFCAAVVGAVLGFLVFNAHPAKVFMGDTGSLALGGAIAAVAILTKMEILLVIIGGVFVIETLSVIIQVISFKTTGKRVFKMSPLHHHYELSGWSEWRVVVTFWLVGLVFAVLGIYLEVWM